One segment of Colius striatus isolate bColStr4 chromosome 11, bColStr4.1.hap1, whole genome shotgun sequence DNA contains the following:
- the ATG9A gene encoding autophagy-related protein 9A isoform X1, with protein sequence MAHFETQYQRLESSSTESPPGGGDLLVHVPEGAKSPWHHIENLDLFFSRVYNLHQKNGFTCMLIGEIFELMQFIFVVAFTTFLISCVDYDILFANKAVNHSQHPSDPIKVTLPDAFLPPNVCSARIQANSFLICILVIAGVFWIHRLVKFIYNICCYWEIHSFYINALKIPMSTLPYYTWQEVQARIVQIQKEHQICIHKKELTELDIYHRILRFKNYMVAMVNKSLLPIRFRLPLLGDTVFYTRGLKYNFELIFFWGPGSLFENEWSLKAEYKRAGNRLELAEKLSTRILWIGIANFLLCPLILIWQILYAFFSYTEILKREPGSLGARCWSLYGRCYLRHFNELDHELHSRLSKGYKPASKYMNCFISPLLTIVAKNVAFFAGSILAVLIALTIYDEDVLAVEHVLTTVTLLGVGVTVCRSFIPDQHLVFCPEQLLRVILAHIHYMPDHWQGNAHRYETRDEFAQLFQYKAVFILEELLSPIITPLILIVCLRPKSLDIVDFFRNFTVEVVGVGDTCSFAQMDVRQHGHPAWMSAGKTEASIYQQAEDGKTELSLMHFAITNPKWQPPRESTAFIGFLKERVHRDSSVALAQQAVLPENALFSSIQSLQSESEPHSLIANVIAGSSALGFHLGRDGQASRHLSEVASALRSFSPLQSAQQPPSGFQMAGRDGEGAQPRGASAMTASSADARTVSSGSSAWEGQLQSMILSEYASTEMSLHALYMHELHKQHAQLEPERHTWHRRESDESGESAHEELEAQRGAPVPIPRSASYPFASPRQPAEETATLQTAFQRRYGGITDPGTVHRAPSHFSRLPLGGWAEDGQSARHPEPVPEESSEDELPPQIHKV encoded by the exons ATGGCCCATTTCGAGACGCAGTACCAGCGTCTGGAGAGCTCCTCCACCGAGTCTCCTCCCGGCGGTGGCGACCTGCTCGTCCACGTCCCCGAGGGCGCCAAGT CTCCGTGGCATCACATCGAGAACCTGGACCTCTTCTTCTCTCGC GTCTATAACCTGCATCAGAAGAATGGCTTCACTTGCATGCTCATTGGAGAGATCTTTGAGCTCAT GCAGTTCATCTTTGTGGTGGCATTCACCACCTTTCTTATCAGCTGTGTTGATTATGACATCCTCTTTGCCAACAAAGCGGTGAATCACAGCCAGCATCCCAGTGACCCCATTAAAGTGACTCTGCCAGATGCCTTCCTGCCTCCAAATGTCTGCAGTGCAAG AATCCAGGCAAACAGCTTCCTCATCTGCATCCTGGTGATAGCTGGGGTTTTCTGGATTCACCGGCTTGTGAAATTTATCTACAACATTTGTTGCTACTGGGAAATCCACTCCTTCTACATCAATGCTCTCAAAATCCCCATG TCTACCCTGCCCTACTACACCTGGCAGGAGGTGCAGGCCCGCATCGTGCAGATCCAGAAGGAGCATCAGATCTGCATCCACAAGAAGGAGCTGACAGAGCTGGACATCTACCACCGCATCCTCCGCTTCAAGAACTACATGGTGGCCATGGTGAACAAGTCACTGCTGCCCATCCGCTTCCGCCTGCCCCTCCTGGGAGACACTGTCTTCTACACGCGCGGCCTCAAGTACAACTTTGAGCTCATCTTCTTCTGGGGGCCCGGCTCCCTCTTTGAGAACGAGTGGAGCCTGAAGGCTGAGTACAAGCGGGCCGGGAACCGCCTGGAGCTGGCCGAGAAGCTCAGCACTCGCATCCTCTGGATTGGCATCGCTAACTTCCTCCTCTGCCCCCTCATCCTCATCTGGCAGATCCTCTACGCTTTCTTCAGCTACACGGAGATCCTGAAGCGGGAGCCGGGCAGCCTGGGGGCCCGCTGCTGGTCCCTCTACGGCCGCTGTTACCTGCGTCACTTCAATGAGCTGGACCACGAGCTGCACTCACGCCTCAGCAAGGGCTACAAGCCAGCTTCCAAGTACATGAACTGCTTTATCTCCCCGCTCCTCACCATCGTGGCCAAGAATGTGGCCTTCTTTGCTGGCTCCATCCTGGCAGTGCTCATCGCTCTCACCATCTATGATGAGGACGTGCTGGCAGTCGAGCACGTCCTCACCACAGTCACCCTGCTTGGAGTGGGCGTCACAGTGTGCAG GTCCTTCATCCCTGACCAGCACCTGGTGTTttgcccagagcagctgctgcgaGTCATCCTGGCACACATCCACTACATGCCTGACCACTGGCAGGGCAATGCCCACCGCTACGAGACCAGGGATGAGTTTGCCCAGCTCTTCCAGTACAAAGCG GTCTTCATCCTGGAGGAGCTCCTGAGTCCCATCATTACCCCCCTGATCCTCATCGTCTGCCTGCGGCCCAAGTCCTTGGACATCGTTGACTTCTTCCGCAACTTCACGGTGGAGGTGGTGGGCGTGGGAGACACCTGCTCCTTCGCCCAGATGGACGTGCGCCAGCATGGCCACCCGGCG TGGATGTCAGCAGGGAAGACGGAGGCCTCCATTTACCAGCAGGCCGAGGACGGCAAGACGGAGCTGTCGCTCATGCACTTTGCCATCACCAACCCCAAGTGGCAGCCACCCCGCGAGAGCACGGCCTTCATCGGCTTCCTGAAGGAGCGGGTGCACCGGGACAGCAGCGTGGCACTGGCTCAGCAGGCTGTGCTCCCCGAAAACGCCCTTTTCAGCTCCATCCAGTCCCTGCAGTCGGAGTCAGAG CCTCACAGCCTGATTGCCAATGTGATAGCGGGCTCCTCAGCACTGGGCTTCCACCTGGGCCGGGATGGACAGGCCTCCCGCCACCTCTCTGAAGTGGCCTCAGCCCTGCGTTCCTTCTCACCGCTCCAGTCtgcccagcagcctcccagtGGCTTCCAGATGGCgggcagggatggggagggagccCAGCCTCGGGGCGCCAGTGCCATGACAGCCTCCAG CGCTGACGCGAGGACCGTGAGCTCGGGGAGCAGCGCCTGGGAGGGACAGCTCCAGAGCATGATCCTGTCGGAGTACGCCTCCACCGAGATGAGCCTTCACGCACTCTACATGCACGAG TTGCACAAGCAGCACGCCCAGCTGGAGCCCGAGCGGCACACTTGGCACCGGCGCGAGAGTGATGAGAGCGGGGAGAGCGCTCACGAGGAGCTGGAGGCGCAGCGGGGTGCCCCCGTCCCCATCCCGCGCTCCGCCAGCTACCCCTTCGCCTCGCCGCGGCAGCCGGCCGAGGAGACGGCCACGCTGCAGACGGCCTTCCAGCGCCGCTACGGCGGCATCACAG ACCCGGGCACAGTGCACAGAGCCCCGTCGCACTTCTCCCGCCTGCCCCTGGGCGGCTGGGCCGAGGACGGGCAGTCGGCAAGGCACCCGGAGCCCGTGCCAGAGGAGAGCTCGGAGGATGAGCTCCCACCGCAGATCCACAAG GTATAG
- the ATG9A gene encoding autophagy-related protein 9A isoform X2: protein MAHFETQYQRLESSSTESPPGGGDLLVHVPEGAKSPWHHIENLDLFFSRVYNLHQKNGFTCMLIGEIFELMQFIFVVAFTTFLISCVDYDILFANKAVNHSQHPSDPIKVTLPDAFLPPNVCSARIQANSFLICILVIAGVFWIHRLVKFIYNICCYWEIHSFYINALKIPMSTLPYYTWQEVQARIVQIQKEHQICIHKKELTELDIYHRILRFKNYMVAMVNKSLLPIRFRLPLLGDTVFYTRGLKYNFELIFFWGPGSLFENEWSLKAEYKRAGNRLELAEKLSTRILWIGIANFLLCPLILIWQILYAFFSYTEILKREPGSLGARCWSLYGRCYLRHFNELDHELHSRLSKGYKPASKYMNCFISPLLTIVAKNVAFFAGSILAVLIALTIYDEDVLAVEHVLTTVTLLGVGVTVCRSFIPDQHLVFCPEQLLRVILAHIHYMPDHWQGNAHRYETRDEFAQLFQYKAVFILEELLSPIITPLILIVCLRPKSLDIVDFFRNFTVEVVGVGDTCSFAQMDVRQHGHPAWMSAGKTEASIYQQAEDGKTELSLMHFAITNPKWQPPRESTAFIGFLKERVHRDSSVALAQQAVLPENALFSSIQSLQSESEPHSLIANVIAGSSALGFHLGRDGQASRHLSEVASALRSFSPLQSAQQPPSGFQMAGRDGEGAQPRGASAMTASRSWISASLT from the exons ATGGCCCATTTCGAGACGCAGTACCAGCGTCTGGAGAGCTCCTCCACCGAGTCTCCTCCCGGCGGTGGCGACCTGCTCGTCCACGTCCCCGAGGGCGCCAAGT CTCCGTGGCATCACATCGAGAACCTGGACCTCTTCTTCTCTCGC GTCTATAACCTGCATCAGAAGAATGGCTTCACTTGCATGCTCATTGGAGAGATCTTTGAGCTCAT GCAGTTCATCTTTGTGGTGGCATTCACCACCTTTCTTATCAGCTGTGTTGATTATGACATCCTCTTTGCCAACAAAGCGGTGAATCACAGCCAGCATCCCAGTGACCCCATTAAAGTGACTCTGCCAGATGCCTTCCTGCCTCCAAATGTCTGCAGTGCAAG AATCCAGGCAAACAGCTTCCTCATCTGCATCCTGGTGATAGCTGGGGTTTTCTGGATTCACCGGCTTGTGAAATTTATCTACAACATTTGTTGCTACTGGGAAATCCACTCCTTCTACATCAATGCTCTCAAAATCCCCATG TCTACCCTGCCCTACTACACCTGGCAGGAGGTGCAGGCCCGCATCGTGCAGATCCAGAAGGAGCATCAGATCTGCATCCACAAGAAGGAGCTGACAGAGCTGGACATCTACCACCGCATCCTCCGCTTCAAGAACTACATGGTGGCCATGGTGAACAAGTCACTGCTGCCCATCCGCTTCCGCCTGCCCCTCCTGGGAGACACTGTCTTCTACACGCGCGGCCTCAAGTACAACTTTGAGCTCATCTTCTTCTGGGGGCCCGGCTCCCTCTTTGAGAACGAGTGGAGCCTGAAGGCTGAGTACAAGCGGGCCGGGAACCGCCTGGAGCTGGCCGAGAAGCTCAGCACTCGCATCCTCTGGATTGGCATCGCTAACTTCCTCCTCTGCCCCCTCATCCTCATCTGGCAGATCCTCTACGCTTTCTTCAGCTACACGGAGATCCTGAAGCGGGAGCCGGGCAGCCTGGGGGCCCGCTGCTGGTCCCTCTACGGCCGCTGTTACCTGCGTCACTTCAATGAGCTGGACCACGAGCTGCACTCACGCCTCAGCAAGGGCTACAAGCCAGCTTCCAAGTACATGAACTGCTTTATCTCCCCGCTCCTCACCATCGTGGCCAAGAATGTGGCCTTCTTTGCTGGCTCCATCCTGGCAGTGCTCATCGCTCTCACCATCTATGATGAGGACGTGCTGGCAGTCGAGCACGTCCTCACCACAGTCACCCTGCTTGGAGTGGGCGTCACAGTGTGCAG GTCCTTCATCCCTGACCAGCACCTGGTGTTttgcccagagcagctgctgcgaGTCATCCTGGCACACATCCACTACATGCCTGACCACTGGCAGGGCAATGCCCACCGCTACGAGACCAGGGATGAGTTTGCCCAGCTCTTCCAGTACAAAGCG GTCTTCATCCTGGAGGAGCTCCTGAGTCCCATCATTACCCCCCTGATCCTCATCGTCTGCCTGCGGCCCAAGTCCTTGGACATCGTTGACTTCTTCCGCAACTTCACGGTGGAGGTGGTGGGCGTGGGAGACACCTGCTCCTTCGCCCAGATGGACGTGCGCCAGCATGGCCACCCGGCG TGGATGTCAGCAGGGAAGACGGAGGCCTCCATTTACCAGCAGGCCGAGGACGGCAAGACGGAGCTGTCGCTCATGCACTTTGCCATCACCAACCCCAAGTGGCAGCCACCCCGCGAGAGCACGGCCTTCATCGGCTTCCTGAAGGAGCGGGTGCACCGGGACAGCAGCGTGGCACTGGCTCAGCAGGCTGTGCTCCCCGAAAACGCCCTTTTCAGCTCCATCCAGTCCCTGCAGTCGGAGTCAGAG CCTCACAGCCTGATTGCCAATGTGATAGCGGGCTCCTCAGCACTGGGCTTCCACCTGGGCCGGGATGGACAGGCCTCCCGCCACCTCTCTGAAGTGGCCTCAGCCCTGCGTTCCTTCTCACCGCTCCAGTCtgcccagcagcctcccagtGGCTTCCAGATGGCgggcagggatggggagggagccCAGCCTCGGGGCGCCAGTGCCATGACAGCCTCCAG GAGCTGGATCTCTGCAAGCTTGACATGA